The following are encoded in a window of Solibacillus sp. FSL R7-0668 genomic DNA:
- a CDS encoding DUF2627 domain-containing protein, translating to MARMAAFIVLVIPAILMAAGIKFMRDTLFGILISPFPWIWVQFVVGVIFFAVSFLFFAGFLLHRDRKRGKVADRWQNK from the coding sequence ATGGCACGAATGGCTGCTTTTATTGTTCTCGTAATTCCTGCAATTCTCATGGCTGCGGGCATTAAATTTATGCGAGATACACTTTTCGGAATATTAATTTCACCATTCCCTTGGATTTGGGTTCAATTTGTCGTTGGGGTTATTTTCTTTGCCGTTTCTTTTTTATTTTTTGCAGGGTTTTTACTTCATCGAGACCGCAAGCGCGGAAAAGTTGCCGATCGTTGGCAAAACAAATAA
- a CDS encoding DUF342 domain-containing protein has translation MAIFENQFFEVSEKNDKVYIKTVKTGFMLKDFDTIVRLNPRIKLTNFAVLKQVLNEVTPNPVEIGTWLPSVTLEVSRDKMSASLFVYETMDSIRSNPQQFQQTVQKLLKEQNVVYGIQDIKFETMVSGKAILIAQGTPPVKGEDAKVTYLNIPERKPVIREDGKADYYDMNFIFEIEEGAWLGEKIHAQPGIPGTNVYGESIAAQRGRDIPIKYDRKSAYESEEDGKTVIRSKINGVLEDHKGVVSVNYHLPVNGDVGVQTGNIDFNGSISIRGTVQAGFSVVAKGDISIEGPEGVSGAKLIKSIDGDIFIRGGIFGLGETRVEAGGNIFVKHVNEANLVAGGEVSIGFYALGSNIQAHSILVDERKGKIIGGTAIAKSTIVSAITGNRLERKTELIINSVNKTDGLELIQSKAALLKSMQEDILQLESQINRIMPVVNNLTKPQVAALEQTKLKLAANKESAASLDREIKQLMTDLRSVGKEEINVTKEAHPGTYLQIGKKSTMLTNMTNGRFLLEFGELNV, from the coding sequence GTGGCTATATTTGAGAATCAGTTTTTTGAAGTGTCAGAAAAAAATGACAAGGTTTATATAAAAACTGTAAAAACCGGATTTATGTTAAAAGATTTTGATACGATTGTACGCCTTAATCCTCGCATTAAACTTACAAATTTTGCAGTTCTGAAACAAGTGCTAAATGAAGTCACGCCAAATCCAGTAGAAATAGGTACATGGTTACCATCCGTTACATTAGAAGTATCACGCGATAAAATGTCTGCTTCACTATTTGTTTATGAAACAATGGATTCTATTCGTTCGAATCCGCAGCAATTCCAACAAACTGTACAAAAGCTCTTAAAGGAGCAAAATGTGGTTTATGGAATTCAAGATATTAAATTTGAAACAATGGTAAGCGGTAAAGCCATATTAATTGCACAAGGAACGCCACCAGTAAAAGGTGAAGATGCGAAGGTGACGTACTTAAATATTCCTGAACGTAAACCAGTAATCCGCGAAGATGGCAAAGCAGACTATTATGATATGAACTTCATCTTTGAAATTGAAGAAGGGGCATGGCTAGGCGAAAAAATTCATGCTCAACCTGGTATTCCTGGTACGAATGTATACGGAGAGTCAATAGCTGCACAACGCGGCCGCGATATTCCAATTAAATATGACCGCAAATCTGCCTACGAAAGTGAAGAAGATGGAAAAACGGTCATACGCTCTAAAATAAATGGTGTACTAGAAGATCACAAAGGCGTAGTTAGCGTTAATTATCATTTACCGGTAAATGGCGATGTGGGCGTTCAGACAGGTAATATCGACTTTAATGGCTCTATTTCAATACGTGGTACCGTGCAGGCAGGTTTTTCTGTAGTTGCAAAGGGTGATATTTCGATTGAAGGTCCTGAAGGTGTATCAGGGGCTAAGCTCATTAAATCAATCGATGGAGATATCTTCATTCGCGGAGGTATTTTTGGCCTAGGTGAAACACGAGTGGAAGCGGGCGGAAATATTTTCGTAAAGCATGTGAATGAGGCAAATTTGGTAGCTGGTGGAGAAGTAAGTATCGGATTTTATGCATTAGGTTCTAATATTCAAGCACATTCGATATTAGTGGATGAGCGAAAAGGTAAGATTATTGGGGGTACAGCGATTGCCAAAAGTACAATCGTGTCAGCTATAACAGGCAATCGTTTAGAGCGAAAGACCGAATTAATCATCAATAGTGTGAACAAGACAGATGGACTTGAGTTAATTCAATCAAAGGCAGCGCTCTTAAAATCAATGCAAGAAGATATTTTACAGCTAGAATCACAAATCAACCGTATAATGCCGGTTGTGAATAATTTAACGAAGCCACAAGTCGCAGCGTTGGAACAAACGAAGCTAAAATTAGCGGCTAATAAAGAATCGGCAGCGAGCTTGGATCGTGAAATCAAACAATTGATGACTGATTTACGCAGTGTAGGTAAAGAAGAAATCAATGTGACAAAAGAAGCGCATCCTGGTACATATCTTCAAATCGGCAAAAAGTCGACAATGTTAACGAACATGACGAATGGTCGATTCTTACTTGAATTCGGAGAGTTGAATGTATAA
- a CDS encoding glycerophosphodiester phosphodiesterase: MKAIPVFAHRGASNSCLENTFAAFKKAQSMGADGIELDIQISKDGILVVFHDLDLKRLAGKRRNVSDCSFKELQSYKLGKRFTRRFFGHSIESFQTVLDWANEQQMPLNIELKQSLLMNEAAFRQFLVAMQVPKNSHFSSFHERLLRIVKEVRPEMETAYIITKKFDWTTIKKPSFFDTIHAHKRYYKRHYLNNCEEAAMGIRFYGIVGNEPFLKNPHPAVKGWITDFPDKVQKAQLN; the protein is encoded by the coding sequence ATGAAAGCGATTCCAGTTTTTGCACATCGTGGTGCATCTAATAGTTGTTTAGAAAATACGTTTGCAGCGTTTAAAAAGGCGCAAAGCATGGGCGCAGATGGCATTGAATTAGATATCCAGATTTCAAAGGATGGGATATTAGTAGTATTTCATGATTTGGATTTAAAGCGATTGGCTGGAAAAAGACGAAATGTGTCCGATTGTTCTTTTAAAGAATTGCAAAGCTATAAGCTCGGAAAACGATTTACACGACGCTTTTTTGGACATTCGATTGAATCGTTTCAAACGGTTCTGGATTGGGCGAATGAACAGCAAATGCCCTTGAATATTGAATTGAAGCAGTCTTTACTAATGAATGAAGCGGCATTCCGTCAATTTTTAGTAGCGATGCAAGTACCGAAAAATAGTCATTTTTCATCGTTTCATGAAAGATTATTAAGGATTGTCAAAGAAGTACGACCAGAAATGGAAACGGCTTATATTATTACGAAAAAATTTGATTGGACGACAATTAAGAAACCATCCTTTTTTGATACCATTCATGCCCATAAAAGATATTATAAGCGCCACTATTTGAACAATTGTGAAGAGGCCGCAATGGGGATACGCTTCTATGGCATTGTGGGGAACGAACCCTTCTTGAAAAATCCGCACCCAGCAGTAAAGGGATGGATTACCGATTTTCCGGATAAAGTTCAGAAAGCGCAACTAAACTAA
- a CDS encoding Glu/Leu/Phe/Val family dehydrogenase — protein MELFKYMQKYDYEQLVFCQDEASGLKAIIAIHDTTLGPALGGSRMWTYASEEDAIEDALRLARGMTYKNAAAGLNLGGGKTVIIGDPFKDKNEEMFRALGRFIQGLNGRYITAEDVGTSVSDMDLIHEETNYVTGISPAFGSSGNPSPVTAYGVFLGMKAAAKEAFGDDNLGGRKIAVQGLGNVAYTLCEYLHKEGARLVVTDINQAAIDRVVNDFGARAVLPDEIYEQEVDIFAPCALGAIINDTTIPKLKARVIAGSANNQLAESKHGLVLHEMGIVYAPDYVINAGGVINVADELYGYNRERAMKRVETIYTSLEKIFAISKEQDIPTYLAANHLAEERIARVAKTRSTFLQNEKNILNGR, from the coding sequence ATGGAATTATTCAAGTACATGCAAAAATATGATTATGAGCAGCTCGTTTTTTGCCAAGATGAGGCTTCAGGTTTAAAGGCAATCATTGCAATTCACGATACAACACTAGGTCCAGCACTAGGTGGTTCACGCATGTGGACATATGCTTCTGAGGAAGATGCGATTGAAGATGCACTTCGATTAGCTCGTGGGATGACATATAAAAATGCCGCTGCCGGTTTAAATTTAGGGGGCGGGAAGACGGTCATCATCGGTGATCCGTTTAAAGATAAAAATGAAGAAATGTTCCGTGCATTAGGTCGCTTTATCCAAGGCTTAAATGGACGCTATATTACAGCAGAGGATGTCGGTACGAGTGTTTCGGATATGGATTTAATTCATGAAGAAACCAACTATGTAACAGGAATTTCGCCAGCATTCGGAAGCTCGGGTAATCCTTCACCAGTAACAGCATATGGCGTTTTTTTAGGAATGAAGGCCGCAGCGAAGGAAGCATTTGGTGATGATAATTTAGGCGGACGTAAAATTGCAGTACAAGGTCTTGGGAATGTCGCATATACATTATGTGAGTACCTACACAAGGAAGGGGCTCGCTTAGTCGTAACAGACATCAATCAAGCTGCAATCGACCGCGTAGTCAATGATTTTGGCGCAAGAGCGGTTTTACCAGACGAAATTTATGAGCAAGAGGTTGATATTTTTGCCCCATGTGCATTAGGTGCAATTATTAACGATACAACGATTCCAAAGTTGAAAGCAAGGGTCATCGCAGGCTCGGCTAATAATCAACTAGCCGAATCAAAGCATGGACTGGTTTTGCATGAAATGGGTATCGTCTATGCACCCGATTATGTCATTAATGCGGGCGGTGTCATTAACGTAGCGGATGAATTATATGGCTACAATCGCGAACGAGCAATGAAACGAGTGGAAACGATTTATACGAGCTTAGAAAAGATTTTTGCTATCTCAAAGGAGCAAGATATACCAACTTACTTAGCCGCAAATCATTTGGCAGAGGAAAGAATTGCGCGAGTTGCGAAAACGCGCAGTACATTCCTGCAAAATGAAAAAAATATTTTAAACGGTCGTTAA
- the lpdA gene encoding dihydrolipoyl dehydrogenase, with protein MAKEYDVVILGGGTGGYVAAIRAAQLGLKTAIVEKNKLGGTCLHAGCIPTKALLRSAEVYVQSKKALDFGIEVQGVTLQFDRIQQRKEQVVNQLYKGVQHLMKKGKIDVFGGYGRILGPSIFSPMPGTISVEMSDGSENEMLIPKNVIIATGSRPRHLAGLKVDGEKVFTSDEFLTLEQLPKSVVIIGGGVIGVEWASMLIDFEVDVTILEAGNRLIPTEDEAISDEMYKQLTKRGVSIHFNVQLDPSTVQVAEQVSIPLEGNTIEAQAVLLSVGRVANTENIGIENTEIELENGSILVNESFQTKESHIYAIGDVIGGMQLAHVASHEGIRAVEHIVGTHLMPIEYAKIARGVYSSPEVASVGLTEAQAHQQGYQVTTATFPFKAIGKAIVYGESEGFVKVIVDELSNDVIGVHLIGPHATDLISEAALGLFLNASPWEFGQMVHLHPSLSEVIGEAALAIEGKAIHF; from the coding sequence ATGGCGAAGGAATATGATGTTGTCATTTTAGGCGGGGGAACAGGTGGCTATGTAGCGGCAATACGTGCTGCACAGCTCGGCTTAAAAACGGCCATTGTCGAAAAAAATAAGCTAGGTGGTACATGCTTACATGCAGGCTGTATTCCGACAAAGGCGTTACTACGTAGTGCGGAAGTGTATGTACAATCCAAAAAAGCACTGGATTTTGGGATAGAAGTTCAAGGGGTAACACTGCAATTTGATCGCATTCAGCAACGAAAAGAGCAGGTCGTCAATCAACTTTATAAAGGTGTTCAGCATCTGATGAAAAAGGGCAAAATCGATGTATTTGGTGGCTATGGTCGAATTTTAGGACCGTCTATATTTTCACCAATGCCGGGCACGATTTCTGTAGAGATGTCGGATGGCTCCGAAAACGAGATGCTCATCCCGAAAAATGTCATTATTGCTACCGGTTCAAGACCGCGCCATTTAGCTGGTTTAAAGGTTGATGGGGAGAAGGTCTTTACATCCGATGAGTTTTTGACATTAGAGCAATTACCAAAATCCGTCGTCATTATTGGTGGTGGTGTCATTGGGGTGGAATGGGCTTCGATGCTCATCGATTTTGAGGTGGATGTGACCATTTTAGAAGCAGGGAATCGCTTAATTCCAACAGAGGATGAAGCCATCTCAGACGAAATGTATAAGCAATTGACAAAGCGCGGCGTGAGCATTCATTTCAATGTACAGCTCGATCCATCAACAGTACAAGTAGCGGAACAAGTATCGATTCCGCTTGAAGGCAATACGATTGAGGCGCAGGCTGTATTATTATCGGTTGGCCGTGTTGCGAATACTGAAAATATCGGCATTGAAAATACCGAAATCGAGTTAGAAAATGGCTCGATTCTCGTCAATGAAAGCTTCCAAACAAAGGAAAGTCATATTTACGCGATCGGGGACGTCATTGGTGGGATGCAATTAGCGCATGTCGCTTCTCATGAGGGGATTCGAGCGGTTGAGCATATTGTAGGAACGCATTTAATGCCGATAGAATACGCAAAGATTGCGCGTGGCGTATACAGTTCCCCTGAGGTTGCAAGTGTTGGGTTAACAGAGGCACAGGCACATCAACAGGGCTATCAAGTAACAACAGCGACATTTCCTTTTAAAGCGATTGGAAAAGCGATTGTTTACGGCGAATCAGAAGGCTTTGTAAAGGTGATCGTGGATGAACTATCGAATGATGTAATTGGCGTTCATTTAATTGGACCACATGCGACAGATTTAATTTCAGAAGCGGCATTAGGATTATTTTTAAATGCGTCACCATGGGAGTTTGGGCAAATGGTGCATTTACATCCAAGTTTGAGTGAGGTCATTGGAGAAGCGGCACTAGCAATTGAAGGGAAGGCCATTCATTTTTAG